One Eleginops maclovinus isolate JMC-PN-2008 ecotype Puerto Natales chromosome 22, JC_Emac_rtc_rv5, whole genome shotgun sequence DNA segment encodes these proteins:
- the LOC134858493 gene encoding protein scribble homolog, with protein MDMILSRCSSKIVTSFFHQYLTLKLHFQQRPASSDFLQECQKPHTNPSPSSGRQHWALISDFGHAGNKQRQQTRNLASTGECARSPSAEKDTEDREQPEEDGAGQLPAESDAIPGWFCPQRIETRDGRKCQHYRAPNAGSSHHGDPSTDLMISSITGKCSSVTETALPQESFASEASLRLQIKVSGQSGGLGISIAGGIGSMPYQDQDEGIFISRVNKGGASEKAGVLVGDRLLEVNGLNMQLVTHHGAVTALRNAGSCIKMKVLRERLLPRELCDPGEHKDLWDVTRRQPCSQEGGSQRGKQPNMENTDFCFSKKIEKSVCNGNGISDLYSELSRDFSEPKAQTLMKNDSLPGGKHTMTIPRIILTHPSTSDEDVELLTQITSRETLHNSEIHDSHPYCFDSAFYPP; from the exons ATGGACATGATTTTATCAAGGTGTTCATCCAAAATTGTCACTTCTTTTTTCCATCAATATCTTACattgaaattacattttcagcaaAGGCCGGCGTCCTCTGACTTTCTCCAGGAGTGTCAAAAGCCTCATACTAACCCGTCCCCCAGCTCTGGTAGGCAACACTGGGCCCTGATCTCAGACTTTGGTCATGCGGGAAACAAACAGCGTCAGCAGACGAGGAACCTGGCGAGCACCGGAGAGTGTGCTCGCTCCCCCAGTGCAGAGAAGGACACGGAGGACAGAGAGCAACCTGAGGAG GATGGTGCAGGCCAGCTGCCAGCAGAGAGCGATGCCATACCAGGATGGTTTTGCCCTCAGAGGATTGAAACCCGAGACGGGAGGAAGTGTCAGCATTACAGAGCTCCTAATGCAGGATCCAGTCACCATGGAGACCCCAGCACCGACCTAATGATCTCCTCTATCACAGGGAAGTGTTCTTCAGTGACGGAGACGGCCCTTCCTCAGGAATCCTTCGCCTCTGAAGCGTCATTAAGA TTACAGATCAAAGTGTCCGGCCAGAGTGGTGGTTTGGGAATCAGCATTGCTGGTGGGATAGGCTCGATGCCTTACCAAGACCAAGATGAG ggtatttttatttccagagtCAATAAAGGGGGGGCATCAGAAAAGGCTGGGGTCCTTGTTGGAGATAGATTGCTTGAG GTCAATGGCCTCAATATGCAGCTGGTGACCCACCATGGGGCAGTCACTGCCCTCAGGAATGCTGGGAGCTGCATCAAGATGAAAGTGCTCAGAGAGAGGCTGCTACCTCGAGAGTTGTGTGACCCGGGGGAGCACAAGGATCTTTGGGACGTGACAAGACGACAGCCGTGCAGCCAAGAAGGCGGGAGCCAGAGAGGCAAACAGCCCAATATGGAGAACACAGATTTCTGTTTTTCCAAGAAGATTGAAAAATCGGTCTGCAACGGCAATGGCATT tctgatttGTATAGCGAGCTGAGCAGGGACTTTTCTGAACCGAAGGCGCAGACATTGATGAAAAATGATTCACTTccaggagggaaacacacaaTGACA ATCCCTCGGATTATTCTCACTCATCCCTCTACCTCAGATGAAGATGTGGAGCTTTTGACACAGATCACCAGCAGAGAGACGTTACATAACTCTGAAATCCATGACTCACACCCATACTGTTTTGACAGCGCTTTCTACCCACCTTGA